The DNA sequence taattttaaagtccaataacttttttttttgtacagacatattgtttttaatatttatatactaattttttattttgaatttcatccTAATATCTGAGACttgccaaaaaaatttaaaatttgtaaaaaaaataattaacctgattaacaggttacctttttaaatccagatcattcaaataaaatataataaataaaaagtttagATTTAACAAATTCACAAGATGTGCATCACTCCATACTTAGCAAGGAGCGTTTAAGGATGAGCCCTGTTTTAATTGAGTAAATTGTCCTTAATTAATTTGGAATATtatgtttagttttttttaagataaatatagaaattaaataatatatttaaaatttaaaaaattaaatacgaatattttttttaaatattattaaaattttaatttatatttttaaagttCTGGtctttatacttttattttttaaaagtagacaaaaattttatattttaaaattaaaatctttaactATTGCATATAATAATGAGTCTCAaccttttaatttctaaaatccaccaaaagttattattattatgttgttGGTTGATATGTGGAAAATACTAGAAAGGACACGAATTCACAAGTTCACATTCGAATATTTAAGTGGGAATaaagaactaataaaaaaatacaccaaaacgtataaaaaattaagaaagcaCGTGCTGAGGTGCAAGTGTCCTCGCTCGCTGATCacaaaataaataagtttaaatgctatttgaaaatttttaaaaataatttttttaaacttttgattataaaaaataataatattaatgtttagtataatttttaaaattaaactacagttttttataaaattattttaaaatttatagaaaaattaaaaaaatattttttttataataaaaaatttttatcgtatttttttaaaataaataattttaaaattaaaaatttaaatataaaataatttatttataaactacttttaatataattatttattatttaaaattattttttaaaaaaaacttaattagttATTTACCCAAACTCAACCTAAATGCTATGCATTATATCTAATCTCCATTGCTAATAATCTATTacaatatcaaaagaaaaaaaaaagactcttACGTTTGTTGTATTGAAAAACACATCTGAATTTAATAAGATTGTTAATTTAATTCACCAAACAGAATAgaagaaaatgaataaaaaaataaaaataaattatatttttataatttgttttagtttatcaccaaatagaatataagaatataaaatttgGTATTTTTATTCAAGAGTGTCTTATCTTATTCTATACTTCATATCTTGTCATATCCTGTTTTTAAAAACAAACATAGCCTTAGAGTTAGGAGTCACctctagtttattttcttttgattctgTTTAATtcatttctctttattttctttacactttcgttatttttttatttctttctttattttttattttatttaaattttttattttagtaatcaTTTAATtcgtattttttattttgctactaatCTTTTGACTCAATATATTTTGACATTGTTGCTAAGTTATTTTCGGGTCGTGCCTGCTCTTTTTTATAAGAGTCGTATTTGTTCtttgatatttaaaattttgatacaAACTCGATTTGATATTTTGTCCAATTATGTAAAAATCGAGTGAAACAATTATAAATTATGATCTTCCTAAAATTAACTATAATATGTATacgttaaaataaataattaaatttaattattagtataaaatatatataaaaatataaaatatatattaaaaataaattaaataacacatatttatatacaaatatataatggtTGATTTTcatgactaattttaatttagtatttttgactaaaatatattaattctttATCCGTGTATATTATTAGTGGCGCGTGTTACCTTGGGTTGGATAGCTAATTAAAGGGGAAGAAACTTGGGAGTTTTTGAGGTGTTAAGATGTCCACTTGGAAGCATAAGAGACATTATTGCTTCTGGTCAGTGGTCACGTTGTTTAGTTTATGTGTGTGTTCAATTAATTGCTAGTTCTGCTAATTAATTTAATGAAAACAAGAAGAGTGAAATTCAGTTTCTTTAATAAGTCGATATACACAAGAAGCGACGTTCTCAGCAGGTAATAACTAAAACCACTACATGAATAATCTACTCTTGTCTTTCTTGTATGCCATTGGTGTCTGCCTTTGAAAATTCGTTGTATTTCATCAGGAATAATGAGGTAACATTAATATtgcatgaaaaattaaaaataataagtgtatatattatattattattgatgGGGATTGATGAGGCACAAGAGTCATTGCTTGCAAGAGATCATTATCATGAGAAAAGTGACCTCCAGAGAAGAAGGTCCACCAGGAATTATGGCACAGCTTCATCAGATTCATCGTCACAGACATTCAACAATCTCCAACAAAATAACAGTAATCATGTAGTTATagtccaaaataataataataataataataataacccttCAACAGAACAAGCAGAATTTCAATTGAAACCAGTGTTGTTGTGGCTAACAATGTACCTAGGTGGAGGTACCCTATGCTTCTATATGACAAGTAACCAAATTGAAGGTACAAAAACCAATCCCTTTCTTGATGCACTTTACTTGTGTGTTGTGACAATGACCACTGTGGGTTATGGAGATCTTGTCCCTAAAAGCACAGTGGCAAAACTACTTGCATGCTTCTACGTCTTCACCGGAATGGCCCTCGTTGGTTTGATTCTTAACAAAGCAGCAGATTACATTGTTGAGAAGCAAGAAATGTTGGTTGTTAAGGCCATGCACAAAGAGCTTGACAAAGAGTTTCAATCTAACAACAATAGCAACAAGGCCAAACACAAGTTCTTGGTTGCAATTTGCACCTTCTTGGTGCTTATTACAGTGGGAATGATTTTCCTATCTTGGGTTGAGGATCTTGATTTTGTGGATGCATTGTATTGTGTTTGTTCCACAGTGACAACTTTGGGTTATGGGGATAAGAGTTTTTCAACTGGAATTGGTCGTGCTTTTGCAGTGTTTTGGATATTGAGTAGCACCATTTGCTTAGCTCAATGTTTTGCATATCTTGCTGAAATGCACACTGATGAAAGACAAAGATCACTTGCCAAAATGATTCTTTCTAGGAAAATCTCACGTCCTGATCTTGAAGCTGCTGATCTTGATGGAGACAAATCTGTTAGGTAATGTATAATGCAATTATTGCACTACTATCATACGTGATGCTTATTAATCTCACACATTATATTGTTTCTCTTCTCAGTGCTGCAGAGTTTGTTGTATACAAGTTGAAGGAAATGGGAAAGATCAACGATGAAGATGTTTCCGATGTATTGGAATGGTTTAGAAAACTAGATGTAGATAAATCAGGAACTCTGACAGAAGCTGATATCATTTGAATTTTCAATACACTTTATATATTATTTCTCTCATATTTTGATTTGGAAAATGCTTGCATAACATACAACTGATTATTGGTTATGTACTAGAACTTTTACTTGTGGATTAATCATTTAGTGGAAAAGGGGCATTTTAGTCATTGAAATAAGCTTGTGTAAATGTAATCATCGGTTCTTGGCGAGTAAAATTCTGTTAAGTGTAATATTCACAATTAATTGATCTGTTATACTTTcaataacttgagttgtcatATGTTTTATAACTTGTCAAACTTTTATAaactttttccaaaaatattttcagcaGCAAACTTTGAATGACCTATATATTGACCAATTTTACCTAATGTAAGTTTTGTTGTTTCTAGAGCATGATAAAAAAAGATGAGAATTTGCTATGATTTAATTATAATTACTAACAAATACTTAGGTTGTTGATCAACAAGAGCAGAGCACAAatgaattcaatcaacaattggGAATGGTTGGGCTAAATTTTGCACTTCCTTTGGGTTGAAGGTTTCTTTTCTTTAAATATATTACTATTACATACCATTATTTACACAAAGAAAACTCTGGAACAATATAGGTAAACTTCAATCTCATGAAAGAGATGAAAAGGTCATTGTTAATGTCACAAGCTAATAGTCGGATATAGATTTGCTTTGGAGTGAAACTTTTGTTCGTATAGTCCACCATTTTTTAGTATTACTATTTAGTATTAGTATCTTAGTAATAAGAGCAATTCTATGATGCctacaaattttttgtttaaattgtcTAAATGTGAGTGTTTGAGAGATAAAATTCACTCTTTTGTGAagttataatatgtattatttgTAGATACTATAAAATATATCATCATAGTAATTAGGATTTAACTAACTTATATTCTGAAGACACATTTTAAAATCGAAAATATTTGGTAATAAAAAGATTAGACAAAAACTGCCAAAACTTACTATTTTTGACTTTATTTAATGCATCCtgtaataaataaagaaaaagtatagaGAGACAATGTGAATACTGaacaatgtaaacaatagatATGAATGTTCAATTCAATAAGTATACAGATAATTATGTTGATTAttcttaattggatggttattccTTTTGATTCAATTTACTCATACATAATTAACAACGgatggatgttcaattcactaggcatatagttatcctaatattaaggtTTAGGAGGTAATTTGGGGGTGGAGTGGTTTTTTACTTTATTAGGTCCATTTTAGAGtctattattcatattgtttacAAAAGTCATTATCTATCTAACAGAactgataaataaatattaaataagacaaattctaaCTATTTAGACAGATTATTTTTTGTCTCTCAAGTATtatgattttaaattataataaaaaaaaattttcaatgtttttGATGTGTTTAgtacattgaaaataaaaaaaaagttatttttacaataatttttataaaatattgtttttatAACATGTTTAACTTATATCTTTAGGACACACGTTTAATAAGAacttaataattattattcattgCAGCATTGTTTAAGGGAGAAAGTCCTCCACAGTCCACACACCAAATCATGGTTGCTTGCAAAATGGGCATGGGCTGAACCTTCCAAAATTCAATCTGTGAAATCACCAACTGAGCCCAATCCCTCAAGAATTCTTAAGGAGACACAATTCTTAAATTGAATAAgatgagataaaataaaataaattagataatGACAGTTGCACAGGTGAGAAGTGACAATGTCACAATGCTATGTTAAATTTCAATTGTTGAAATATATAGAGATATTGAATATTTGAATCATATATATGTTTTTGGTCATAGAACTTATAAGATCTTAAGTAGATGGTCATATATATTATGTCAACAAAAGTATCTCTAaccttaaaagtaaaaaatatgtaAGTTTGTCAATATTTaaatttaccaaatataaaatatcaatttataatttcaaaaaattacaaGCAcacttcaaaaataaataaataaactcacTCTTAGTCTAAGCAGAGATAATCTATTCAATTTTTAAGTAAATTAATAATGGCAATGATATACGCCTATGTATCAAGTTATCAGCATGTAGAATATAATGAATTGCACAGGCTTACGTCGGTATGTATAAAATACTGTATCTTAATTTAcatgtttattatttaattttaatattttttggtttGGTACTTTATagtatgtattattttattttaattttaatccgcCAACTCAAAGTATCAAAAGCTTAGCTTGATTCCACTTTCATTAAATCACTATCAAAAGAATGGTTACTAATATATAGCAAATTCTAAAAGAATTATAAACTTGAATTATATTTGATGAGAAAACCCATTAGCCCAAACCCTATCTTAAATTCTTAATGTCCTAATTTCGCTGTTGATAATGCCTTCCCTTTGTCGCATGCATAAAAAATATATGCCATTTGGCTTCGACCATTTTGTTCATCAGAAACAGCTGGACCCGTGTACGTTTTTCACCTTTAAATGtatcattttatttaattattcttatactTTTAAGCAAAGATCAACCAATATATTCATCCCAAATTATTTGTCCTTGGAAGCCACCTTTAGTTCGTCACTTTCTAGTCATGAATACAtgtcatttcttcattcatttaatttcttatccGTGAGATTGCATCTAATGATATAAAataattcaattttcttttgatggttaagtgttgATTAGAATTTAATAAAAGTGCTGGCCTTTAGCACTcctctttattatttattaggtTAAAAGGATATAAACAATAAAATGGATAAGATTAAGAAGTTGTAATAATTTTGTCCGCTTTGTAATTATCTTAAACTCTGATTGGTGAGTGATGATACCTTAATACTAATTGAGATTGAAAACTGAAGCAAAGGGTGTCAGCAATATCGGTTACCCTGCAAAATGATTGAGAAACTGAACTTTATCAGTTATGAAAAGAAGTATTAGGTATAGCAAAATTGTTTAaccgttattattattattattattattattattattattattattattattattattattattattattaggtaaGTTCCCAATTAACCTTAATTTATGTTTAATCAAGTACAAATAGTAACCGGCTTGGCCGGCGTGTGAtgcattttgattttgattttaaaatgtaTGACTAAGTTTGGTTGCTTAAgtatagggagaaagtcaattccattttctttctttcattcaaaTTCTATTATATATTGTCCTGGCACTGGAACCTTCATTTTGTTGTTGATGTTTTTGGACTCATTCTATTTTGTCATTTACCAGTAACAGTAACACACAAGAAGGGGATCAAACTTCAACGTTGTTTTTGTCATTTTTCACTTGTGTGCATATATATAACCGAGTGAGTGCATTTGTCAGAGAAAAAAGGAGGGAAAATATGGTGATGAACGGTGAAGAGCAATATGGAGATGATGTTGTTCAACTTGTCCAACCATCAGATCCGCTGCTGTTGGAGCTTAATCGTTTGCAAAACCATCTCAAAGGTTCTTTCATATTCATATTgatatgctttctttttatgcatgGCTCGCTGTAATTTTctagtttgtttttcttttttatttgtacacaccaaaatgaataagaaaatgtTTGTTGCAGAAAAGAACAAGGAATTGGCCACTTGCCAGGGTCAAATCAAGACTTTCAAGTTAACTGAAGCTCAAAAGGATAAGGCCATAGAAGAGGTATTTCAGTATTTGTGTTTTAGTCTCTCTGTATCATTATAATTACAAAACATATATAAGAGCTTCTCAGAACTAACTATTCTCTTTTGAGTCTGCCAGTTGAGAAGTGAAGTTGATAAACTGGAGGAGAGGCTTGGAGTTACTGAGGATCATCTCAAACAGAAGGTGCTGTATAGTCTGGTCCTGTTATTTCATGGAATTTGAAATCATGTTTAGTATTTCTAAATGCATGTTTTTTAAATCTATTGCCATGCAGAATCTGGAAATCAAGATACTGGCAGATGAAAAGAAATGTGCATTGGCTGCACAATATGCGGCAGAAGCAACTCTTAGAAGGGTACATGCAAATCAAAAGGATGATGATTCTCTTCCAATTGACAGCATCATTGCTCCATTTGAAGCTGAGATTAAAATATACAAGAATGTGGTACAAATAATGCAACTCCCAGCAAGGATGCATTtgtcaaataattaatttaatgtatGAACTTTACTTactgacaataataataataaaaatagtaacaATGTAACATGCTTTTGGCTTCATAGATTACTGCACTACAAGAGGATAAGAAAGCTTTGGAACGACTCACAAAGTCGAAAGAGTCAGCACTGCTAGAAGCAGAGAGGATTTTGCGAAGTGCACTAGAGAGGGCTCTAATTGTTGAGGAAGTTCAAAATCAGAACATAGATTTGAAGAGACAGATTGAGATTTGCCAGGCAAGAATCTCTATCCTTTCTCACATTTTTTCTTTCTGTTGTGAACTATGATGCAGCTAACTAACAGCTGCCATAAACAGGAGGAAAACAAAATCCTAGAGAAAACACACCGCCAAAAGATTTTGGAAGTTGAAAAGCTTAGCCAAACCATTCAAGAACTCGAGGAAACCATCTTAGCAAGCGGAGCCACTGCTAATGCCATTCGTGATTACCAACGGCAGATTTCTGAGCTGCTAGTAGACATATCTTGAACTCATTTTCTCATATAATATCTGGCTGGTTAGTATGTGTGGTAACTTGGAGTTGCACCATCATGCAGGAGGAGAAGAAAACATTGGAGAGGGAGCTAGCAAGGGCAAAAGTTTCAGCCAATAGAATTGCAAACGTTGTAGCTAATGAGTGGAAGGATGAAAATGATAAGGTCATGCCTGTCAGGCAATGGCTTGAAGAGAGGAGGATTATGCAGGTACATATATGGTCACAATCAAGAAAGGCTAATAGTATTGCTATAACAATGTCTATATAATTTAGTAAGGAATTTGTGTTTAATATGTAGGCAGAGATTCAAAGGTTGAAAGACAAGCTAGTTATGTCAGAGCGATCATCAAAGGCAGAATCACAGTTGAaggtatttttcttagttttagtgCATGTGAGCATCCATAACAAATCTTTACATATGTGGTTGTTTCTTTCAGGATAAACTGAAGCTGAGGCTAAAGACACTAGAAGAGGGTTTAAAGCAATTCTCAAATAATGCAACCAATTCGAACACGTTTTCTCAGTCTCCAAAAGAAGAAAAGTCTAACATCTTAGGTTTCCTAACTACTAGTAGTGGACTGAGAAAGAGATCCACATCACAACCTAGGGGATCTGCTGTTGGAAGCTCTTTGTTTCAGCAGCCAAATAACAAAAACATGATCACAGACAATGCTGCTGCGATGTTAAAACAGGGGAGCCCTGCAAGAAAGAGATATAGTGCTGCTGAAAATGTGTTGAAGAAAGGGATATGGGCATCACGAAGCAAAGTTGTTGATGGTGGTGAAAAGGAGAATGAGATACATGTGGACACAGACATGAAGTTGAACAGGTTTAGTGATGAAAACAAAGCAGCAGAAATTAGAAACACTGCTGTGGACGTGGATGAAGATTCAAAAAGCAAGATAGCAAATGATTTTGGCAGTGAAGATGTGGTCTCAGGTTTTCTGTATGATAAGCTTCAAAAAGAAGTCATCAATCTGAGGAAGTCTTGTGAAGTTAAAGACAGTAATTTGCAAGCCAAAGATGAAGAAATTAAGGTAATGGTGATAGTCATTAATTAATGCCTTGTCACCTAAGCATCCTTCTCAAATTGAACTAAAGACTTAAGATGTTGTTTATTTCAGATGCTTGCAAAGAAAGTTGATGCACTGACAAAAGCCATGGAAGTAGAGTGGAAGAAAATGAAGAGAGAAGCAGCTGCAAAAGAGAAGGAGGCTTCATCTACAAAGTCGGATGATAACAAGAAAACTAGAAGTACAAGCACCTCTAAAAGGTTCGGTAACTTAACATTAACTTCCATGTTTGTTCTGTTTGTCTAAGACTACACTATGACATTATTATTTAATTGCTGCAGGGTGACAAAAGATCATTGATGATTCTTTGTTTGGAGATAGTTCGAGACAATTTATTTATCATTGACAATGTGATTTTTCCTTGTAAAATGTAAATACAGAACTGagataaaagaaaagaacaaaaaatagTAAGGCAGTTTCATGAACTAAACTTTCATTGATGaaagttcaatatttgaatttgattatgtATATACTGATGTGTTCTTGTTCaacatatagatacatatatatgATATGGTCTGTGATATTGACTTGTGAGTTAGCTAGCCAAGTTCATCTATAATTTCAAGAGCATAAAAATGCTATTATCTTGGAGTAACTTTTCCAAATACCAGAAATAATAATAGTTTTTCTCCTAGACATGAAAGCTTAACATTGCAATCATCTTATAATTCAATGTTTGGCAAGATTACAAGAGTCATATGCATAAAATATGACAAAATTGACAGATTTCTATGTGACTCCCCTGAAAGAAATCATCCAGCCACCACAATGGATAATTGACACCCGAATAGAGTCTTCATTACTCTAGTACATCACCAAACTTCACAACTATTATTTTTACTTCCGATCTAGTAACATTCAATTGACGAAATTAACTCAATAAACCAGTGTACGCAACAATGctaataaattttgtaaaataaatatattttccaaGTACTAAATTGAAATCTAAAAGGTTCCTCATATCTGAATACATAGATGTTAACTGAAAAtgaaaaagagacatgataagtTGCAATTCTACCTTATCTCGAAATCAAATCATGATAACCAATCAAAAAGCATGGTGCAAAAGTAAaatctataatttatttaaaatcccAGGAAAAACAATGACTTGTTAATTCAAGTACGGTCATCACTTATTTATGTCAACAACATAGAATGAACCCCATGATATCTCAAAAAGCATAAGCAAGATGTCATCACTTATTCTAAATTCACTCAGACGAACAGCAATAGTGCAAATATCCCAAAAAAACACaggtaattttgagctaaagagaATATAGACATAATTCAAGCAAGATCATAATCCTCAAAGACATTATTATTTAATTCATTGTTCATTCATAATCCTATTAAAAAGGACAAAGGAGGATAAAAAGCCacagtaaataacaagaaatgttACTATCATATATCTGTCGTATAGTGAAATCTTCCCCCCTTAATAGGTGGCCAAACAAAGGTGTGGCGCATATCATTAGCAAGCATCGAGTTCTCCATGGTGTAGACACACTTCTTATGGACAGTTACTTGCAAGAAATCTCGCTCCATGGGAGGAGCCCCGCTGTCAAGTTGCAATGCTGCAAAGTCCTTCGACAACGACAGTGTGAAAAATGAGAAGAACAGCAACAATTTGTCTTCGGAATCCACT is a window from the Arachis hypogaea cultivar Tifrunner chromosome 1, arahy.Tifrunner.gnm2.J5K5, whole genome shotgun sequence genome containing:
- the LOC112706387 gene encoding microtubule-associated protein 70-5, giving the protein MVMNGEEQYGDDVVQLVQPSDPLLLELNRLQNHLKEKNKELATCQGQIKTFKLTEAQKDKAIEELRSEVDKLEERLGVTEDHLKQKNLEIKILADEKKCALAAQYAAEATLRRVHANQKDDDSLPIDSIIAPFEAEIKIYKNVITALQEDKKALERLTKSKESALLEAERILRSALERALIVEEVQNQNIDLKRQIEICQEENKILEKTHRQKILEVEKLSQTIQELEETILASGATANAIRDYQRQISELLEEKKTLERELARAKVSANRIANVVANEWKDENDKVMPVRQWLEERRIMQAEIQRLKDKLVMSERSSKAESQLKDKLKLRLKTLEEGLKQFSNNATNSNTFSQSPKEEKSNILGFLTTSSGLRKRSTSQPRGSAVGSSLFQQPNNKNMITDNAAAMLKQGSPARKRYSAAENVLKKGIWASRSKVVDGGEKENEIHVDTDMKLNRFSDENKAAEIRNTAVDVDEDSKSKIANDFGSEDVVSGFLYDKLQKEVINLRKSCEVKDSNLQAKDEEIKMLAKKVDALTKAMEVEWKKMKREAAAKEKEASSTKSDDNKKTRSTSTSKRVTKDH
- the LOC112706375 gene encoding two pore potassium channel a codes for the protein MPLVSAFENSLYFIRNNEVTLILHEKLKIISVYIILLLMGIDEAQESLLARDHYHEKSDLQRRRSTRNYGTASSDSSSQTFNNLQQNNSNHVVIVQNNNNNNNNNPSTEQAEFQLKPVLLWLTMYLGGGTLCFYMTSNQIEGTKTNPFLDALYLCVVTMTTVGYGDLVPKSTVAKLLACFYVFTGMALVGLILNKAADYIVEKQEMLVVKAMHKELDKEFQSNNNSNKAKHKFLVAICTFLVLITVGMIFLSWVEDLDFVDALYCVCSTVTTLGYGDKSFSTGIGRAFAVFWILSSTICLAQCFAYLAEMHTDERQRSLAKMILSRKISRPDLEAADLDGDKSVSAAEFVVYKLKEMGKINDEDVSDVLEWFRKLDVDKSGTLTEADII